Proteins encoded within one genomic window of Fibrobacter sp. UWB16:
- a CDS encoding MAC/perforin domain-containing protein, which translates to MNYSKTQKFSVEFSLICAMTAGLVACSDSDSPSGGIKHSISVEVLGKTVSDTLKFDMTDSTYDFKIEADGKWKIEDKTNFIQSISPTSGEGDATVKVRLTTNDMDERFTGNLRIEFPEDTSLNKTITVVQKYSGDYADNASELSQSNKIYAVGYGYDALTGSYADYSSLKAEIFDTKTLIEDEVISSSPTKVDVEFYKWSGSVFAEYEEWLDELAGISVDKGWFYGEYTEAFTDWTYENTFAEIAVSYANVTVKTVDFEESELDDAISSNMKKSAYAAINGLDSKYPSDNTGFKKLIQRYGTHVVLGATLGGRIRQAMASKQSYEFELMDYLKAVYGYTFNKAAYIDEEVYTSYEEEYDELNLKVTVSGGDAEKALKITDSKILKKDDVNAWKSTLAENATLVDFSGSSLMPLYELIDESLGKEAVTRKKKLKEYMESSKILSDFDVIVLK; encoded by the coding sequence ATGAATTACTCAAAAACTCAGAAATTCTCTGTAGAATTTTCTCTCATATGCGCAATGACCGCAGGTCTTGTCGCATGTTCCGACTCCGACTCCCCTAGTGGCGGAATCAAGCACTCCATTTCAGTTGAAGTCCTAGGAAAGACCGTCAGCGACACATTGAAGTTCGACATGACGGACAGCACCTACGATTTCAAAATCGAGGCCGACGGCAAATGGAAAATCGAAGACAAAACGAACTTCATCCAGTCCATTAGTCCGACTTCGGGCGAAGGCGATGCAACCGTGAAGGTCCGCTTGACCACAAACGATATGGATGAACGTTTTACAGGTAACCTGCGCATAGAGTTCCCTGAAGACACATCCCTGAACAAGACAATTACTGTAGTGCAGAAGTATAGTGGCGACTATGCTGACAATGCTAGCGAGTTGTCGCAATCGAACAAAATCTATGCCGTTGGTTATGGCTACGATGCACTTACAGGTAGTTACGCCGATTACAGTTCGCTCAAGGCAGAAATCTTTGATACCAAGACCTTGATCGAGGATGAGGTAATCTCGTCAAGCCCCACCAAAGTCGATGTTGAATTCTATAAATGGTCCGGTTCGGTCTTTGCAGAATATGAAGAATGGCTTGATGAATTGGCCGGAATCAGTGTAGATAAGGGCTGGTTCTATGGCGAATACACAGAGGCGTTTACCGATTGGACCTATGAAAATACATTCGCTGAAATTGCCGTATCCTATGCCAATGTAACCGTAAAGACGGTCGACTTTGAAGAAAGCGAATTAGATGATGCCATATCATCTAATATGAAAAAATCAGCCTACGCAGCCATTAACGGCTTAGACTCAAAATACCCGAGCGATAACACCGGTTTCAAGAAATTGATCCAACGTTACGGAACCCACGTCGTGTTGGGCGCTACACTAGGCGGCCGAATCCGTCAAGCTATGGCGTCGAAGCAATCCTATGAATTCGAACTCATGGATTATCTAAAAGCGGTATATGGATATACATTTAATAAAGCGGCTTACATAGATGAAGAAGTATATACCAGCTACGAAGAAGAATATGATGAGCTGAACCTTAAAGTGACCGTATCCGGTGGTGATGCCGAGAAGGCGTTGAAGATTACAGATTCCAAAATTCTGAAGAAGGATGATGTGAATGCTTGGAAATCTACCCTCGCAGAAAATGCAACACTGGTCGATTTCTCTGGCAGCAGTCTGATGCCGCTATACGAGTTGATTGACGAAAGTCTCGGTAAAGAAGCCGTAACCCGTAAGAAGAAGCTCAAAGAATACATGGAAAGCTCCAAAATTTTGTCTGACTTCGATGTCATAGTCCTCAAATAA
- a CDS encoding C13 family peptidase — MPRNSLLSLLFVTLLCLCACSDNSSSAKSDVNTQKFKVAVMATTSEMPRWKRCAKWALENIDKAQAGLDQKVKLQLEFKNQDDADIDSYMEKIAHDTDYVAIVGPTQSDKAYRMAELLKQSTKPILSPKSSNVEYQRTFANMPNLWNLVENDFMLIESAFSHLASFSIGAFAEKIELTLLAPSSELNGNLVSSYVDWLGFMAEEFDLKIDRIFLYNDETELRTLVQKYLDRKNQYSVLLFEPYNDKMALALDDELYRQNVDSHGGIRMICSSNFVSDSIVNKLHYDFYRGFDLYARPESGFAQAYHEHFNEGILNGEAHFFDALYILAYAASYSISSGLELNESIRAVLEGRDGVGGDWMVAGMQENFLALQNGHLPDLAGVSSSWTFQNRDNSVSGSVYRGWNIANHKYVTNDFTSNDNSKHSVNPQDNWLEIFKANVDTSFFNNADTNISYADVSKRWALLVAASSGWANYRFQADIFAFYQKLKKMGYDDDHIIVIAEDDLVNHEQNPYPGELFVRLDGGNVYEPNVIDYKLSSLDPQKMKDVLTGKSSKSLPKVIQAKSTDNVFVFWSGHGIPGYLEYGKNKISYEQIISLIKQIPHRKVLVAVEACYSGGLGETAEQAKLPGIIFLTAASPYETSKADERNEEMGVYLTNSFTRGFTELLNEAPDASLRDMYIEIASKISGSHVQLYNVKNYGNIYKETMGEFFVIK, encoded by the coding sequence ATGCCAAGAAATAGTCTTCTTTCGTTATTGTTTGTTACATTGCTTTGTCTTTGTGCGTGCTCCGACAATTCATCCTCGGCCAAGTCCGATGTCAATACGCAAAAGTTTAAAGTCGCCGTCATGGCTACGACTTCTGAAATGCCCCGCTGGAAACGCTGCGCCAAGTGGGCTTTGGAAAATATTGACAAAGCTCAGGCTGGACTTGACCAAAAAGTAAAACTACAGCTGGAATTTAAAAACCAGGATGATGCCGATATCGACTCCTACATGGAAAAGATTGCGCACGACACGGACTATGTGGCCATTGTTGGCCCTACGCAATCGGACAAGGCGTACCGCATGGCGGAACTTTTGAAACAAAGTACAAAACCGATTCTATCACCGAAGTCCTCGAATGTGGAATACCAGCGAACCTTTGCCAATATGCCGAACCTGTGGAACTTAGTCGAAAATGATTTTATGCTGATAGAATCGGCATTCTCGCATTTGGCGAGCTTTTCAATAGGTGCGTTTGCAGAAAAAATAGAGCTTACTCTTTTGGCGCCCTCTAGCGAATTGAACGGGAACCTTGTCAGTTCTTATGTGGACTGGCTTGGCTTTATGGCCGAAGAATTTGACTTGAAAATTGATAGGATTTTCCTTTATAATGACGAGACTGAATTGAGAACGCTTGTGCAAAAATATCTGGACCGTAAAAACCAGTACAGCGTTCTGCTGTTCGAGCCTTACAATGACAAAATGGCACTAGCCCTCGATGATGAACTATATCGACAAAATGTGGATTCACACGGAGGAATTCGCATGATATGTTCCAGCAACTTCGTCTCAGATTCTATCGTGAATAAACTTCACTATGATTTTTACCGTGGTTTTGATTTATATGCAAGGCCCGAATCGGGTTTTGCTCAAGCTTATCATGAACACTTCAACGAAGGAATCCTCAATGGCGAGGCTCATTTCTTTGACGCCCTGTATATCTTAGCATATGCAGCTTCTTATTCCATTTCGTCGGGTCTAGAGTTGAACGAATCCATTAGAGCGGTGCTAGAAGGAAGAGATGGTGTCGGTGGCGATTGGATGGTTGCAGGAATGCAGGAAAACTTCTTGGCGCTGCAAAACGGCCACTTGCCTGATTTAGCGGGTGTGTCAAGTTCATGGACTTTCCAAAATAGGGACAACAGCGTAAGCGGTTCCGTATATCGTGGGTGGAATATTGCTAATCATAAATATGTGACAAATGATTTTACCAGCAACGATAATTCAAAGCATTCGGTGAATCCGCAGGACAATTGGCTGGAAATTTTTAAAGCCAATGTGGATACGAGTTTTTTCAATAATGCGGATACGAATATTTCTTATGCAGATGTTTCAAAACGCTGGGCGCTTTTGGTGGCGGCATCTTCTGGCTGGGCGAATTACCGTTTCCAAGCAGACATCTTTGCCTTTTACCAAAAACTCAAAAAAATGGGTTACGATGATGACCACATTATCGTGATTGCCGAAGACGATCTTGTGAATCATGAACAGAACCCCTACCCCGGAGAATTATTTGTCCGCTTAGATGGCGGCAACGTGTATGAGCCCAACGTGATTGATTACAAATTAAGTTCACTTGATCCACAAAAAATGAAGGATGTTCTAACAGGGAAATCAAGCAAAAGTTTACCCAAGGTAATTCAGGCCAAATCAACTGACAATGTTTTTGTATTCTGGAGTGGACACGGAATTCCTGGTTATTTGGAATATGGCAAAAATAAAATCAGTTACGAACAGATTATTTCTCTGATAAAACAGATTCCGCACCGCAAGGTACTAGTTGCCGTAGAAGCCTGCTATAGTGGAGGTCTCGGAGAAACAGCGGAACAAGCAAAGCTCCCTGGTATCATTTTTTTGACTGCGGCATCACCTTATGAAACAAGCAAGGCCGATGAACGAAACGAAGAAATGGGAGTCTACTTGACTAACAGTTTTACTCGTGGCTTTACGGAGCTATTGAATGAAGCGCCCGACGCCTCCTTAAGAGATATGTATATCGAGATTGCAAGTAAGATTTCAGGTTCTCACGTACAACTGTATAACGTAAAAAATTACGGAAACATCTATAAAGAAACGATGGGCGAATTTTTTGTGATAAAATAA
- the nudC gene encoding NAD(+) diphosphatase: protein MIHEIAPHKLNNEFKTIEPKPTDYLIIFNGEQTLFKKAGEDVYEIPRVRDFPKCECHYLISIDGDAYFLCNSNLPEIPEGYEFRGNRTFRTLENHLERLGGATSAHIAKWESLNKFCGKCGCLMKRGIKERSMICPSCKNTVYPKISPVVIVAVRNGNELLMARNLDNPDKTRMFLISGFVEIGESLEQAVKREVLEEAGVRVKNIKYFGSQPWPFSESLISGYTAELDGDSTIHMQEAELACATWVKREDIPEYDTSVSISSCLIENFRSGYTIKE, encoded by the coding sequence ATGATTCACGAAATTGCACCGCACAAGCTGAATAACGAATTTAAGACCATTGAACCCAAGCCCACCGATTACTTGATTATTTTCAATGGCGAGCAAACGCTTTTCAAGAAAGCGGGTGAAGATGTTTACGAAATACCACGAGTGCGCGACTTCCCTAAATGCGAATGTCATTACTTGATCAGCATCGACGGTGACGCTTATTTCTTGTGCAATTCAAACTTGCCTGAAATTCCGGAAGGTTACGAGTTTCGTGGCAACCGCACATTCCGAACGCTCGAAAATCATTTGGAACGCCTCGGCGGTGCAACTTCCGCACACATCGCCAAGTGGGAAAGTTTGAACAAGTTCTGTGGTAAATGCGGATGCCTCATGAAGCGAGGAATCAAGGAACGCTCCATGATTTGCCCGAGCTGCAAGAACACTGTCTACCCCAAGATTTCGCCGGTCGTGATTGTCGCTGTTCGCAACGGCAATGAGCTTTTGATGGCACGCAATTTGGACAATCCGGACAAGACGCGCATGTTCCTCATTTCGGGATTTGTGGAAATTGGCGAATCGCTCGAACAGGCAGTCAAGCGCGAAGTTCTTGAAGAAGCGGGCGTCCGCGTGAAGAATATCAAGTACTTTGGCAGCCAGCCGTGGCCGTTCTCGGAATCGCTCATCTCGGGCTACACAGCCGAACTTGATGGCGATTCAACCATTCACATGCAAGAGGCGGAACTCGCTTGCGCCACTTGGGTCAAACGCGAGGACATTCCCGAATACGACACGAGCGTGAGCATCAGCAGTTGCTTGATCGAAAACTTCCGCTCGGGATATACGATTAAGGAATAA
- a CDS encoding HAD-IIA family hydrolase: MEQFETEIYLRYKQIIESQKACSFTCHPGLVPGSPFLCKTELSSWRALPDRIQGDSCAVPRRVYMADLLDRYDVFCFDGYGTLYNRDRFVYPGAMEWFQMLRRAGKILRLVTNAASDVDGVLARAAEKRGFDFSTEETISSGSLLPKLVERLRSGIAKNTAAGIVNETAGGIFAKPLELREVYYIGRETGKNVLEACGITAVAMDAEPAEPIVAISSAKDTPETYARAVKILQKPGAILLVLNSDAWAPKAPDENGETEREPVSGALSERLRRDSMCDANGGMGCETYYLGKPFPQIWERVKASIPAGSRVLMIGDTLGTDVYGAKIAGFDSALVVGRNVPAAELDADEAALGIRPDYYLEP, from the coding sequence ATGGAACAATTTGAAACAGAAATTTATCTGCGTTACAAGCAAATTATTGAATCGCAAAAGGCGTGCTCCTTTACATGTCATCCCGGATTAGTTCCGGGATCTCCATTTCTTTGCAAAACTGAATTGTCATCCTGGAGGGCTCTGCCCGATAGGATCCAGGGCGATTCCTGTGCAGTCCCTCGCCGTGTTTACATGGCGGATTTGCTGGACCGTTATGATGTTTTTTGCTTTGACGGCTACGGCACACTCTACAATCGCGATAGATTTGTTTATCCCGGCGCTATGGAATGGTTCCAGATGCTTCGCCGTGCTGGTAAAATCCTCCGCTTGGTGACAAATGCCGCTTCCGATGTGGATGGCGTCTTGGCTCGTGCTGCAGAAAAGCGTGGCTTTGACTTTTCGACGGAAGAAACGATTTCGTCGGGAAGCTTGCTGCCGAAACTCGTGGAACGTCTGCGTTCGGGTATCGCGAAAAATACGGCTGCCGGAATTGTGAACGAAACTGCGGGTGGAATTTTCGCGAAACCGCTTGAATTGCGCGAAGTCTATTACATTGGCCGCGAGACTGGCAAGAATGTTTTGGAAGCCTGCGGAATTACTGCAGTTGCGATGGATGCAGAACCTGCCGAGCCGATAGTCGCGATTTCTTCGGCAAAAGATACGCCAGAAACTTATGCGCGTGCGGTCAAGATTTTGCAGAAGCCGGGTGCAATCCTTCTTGTGCTGAATTCGGATGCTTGGGCTCCGAAAGCCCCTGATGAAAATGGCGAGACTGAACGCGAGCCTGTTTCGGGCGCACTCTCGGAACGTTTGCGCCGTGATTCCATGTGCGACGCTAATGGGGGAATGGGTTGCGAAACTTATTACTTGGGCAAGCCTTTCCCGCAAATTTGGGAACGTGTTAAAGCATCGATCCCGGCGGGCTCTCGCGTGCTGATGATTGGCGATACGCTTGGAACGGACGTGTATGGTGCGAAAATTGCGGGCTTTGATTCGGCGCTTGTTGTCGGTCGAAATGTTCCTGCCGCAGAATTAGATGCAGATGAAGCTGCGCTTGGAATCCGCCCGGATTATTATTTGGAACCGTAA
- a CDS encoding glycosyltransferase produces MRRSICMATYNGAKYIKEQLDSIIPQLREDDELIVSDDASKDDTLKIVQSYNDSRIKIFHNENHGVAHNFENAMRQATGDLIYFADQDDVWLPGKLDKMEKFLTEGGYDTILCNCSLVDANLNVIKERHYDEKWPMKKSLLRNIINNCWLGACMCFTKQVKDACMPFPPKVVAHDLWVSYYAQKHFKCGYQDEVLQLYRRHENTVSFTGGKSTNSLYFRIAYRAYLAWHILWR; encoded by the coding sequence ATGAGAAGAAGCATTTGCATGGCGACCTACAACGGCGCCAAATACATCAAGGAACAGCTGGACAGCATTATTCCGCAGCTTAGGGAAGATGACGAGCTCATCGTTTCTGACGACGCTTCGAAAGACGACACATTGAAAATCGTCCAGAGCTACAACGATTCGCGAATCAAGATTTTCCACAACGAGAATCACGGCGTTGCACACAACTTCGAAAACGCCATGCGACAGGCCACAGGCGACTTGATTTACTTTGCCGACCAGGATGACGTCTGGTTGCCGGGCAAGCTCGACAAGATGGAAAAGTTCCTCACAGAAGGCGGCTACGACACAATTCTTTGCAACTGCTCGCTCGTCGACGCCAACTTGAACGTGATCAAGGAACGCCATTACGACGAAAAATGGCCGATGAAGAAATCACTTTTGCGAAACATCATCAACAATTGCTGGCTTGGCGCTTGCATGTGCTTTACTAAACAAGTGAAAGACGCTTGCATGCCGTTCCCGCCAAAAGTCGTCGCACACGATTTGTGGGTCTCGTATTACGCACAAAAGCATTTCAAGTGCGGCTACCAGGACGAAGTTTTGCAGCTTTACCGCCGTCACGAAAACACAGTCTCGTTCACGGGCGGCAAGAGCACGAACAGCCTTTATTTTAGAATTGCATACCGCGCTTACCTCGCGTGGCACATCCTTTGGCGTTAG
- the speA gene encoding biosynthetic arginine decarboxylase has protein sequence MKKWRIDDSRDLYNVKGWGVSYFDINDKGHATVSPIKNGGPSIDLYELVQELSLRDVSTPVLLRFPDILDSRIEKIHECFTKATTEYGYKGGHYSIFPIKVNQQRAVLEEVVSHGSKFNIGLEAGSKPELHAVLANMENPDALIICNGYKDEDFIELALLAQKMGKKIFIVVEKMNELHLVVDLSRRIGVRPNIGIRIKLASSGSGKWEESGGYHSKFGLNSSELLEALDYIKEEKMEDCMKLIHFHLGSQITNIRHIKNGLREVSQFYVQIRKMGMGLEFVDVGGGLGVDYDGTRSSNASSVNYSIQEYANDVVYAMFEACENADVPHPNIIAESGRALSAHHSILVFNVLETAGQAFFDESVHEISDDAPEALKDLYGIYKSLSPKNLLESWHDAMQINDDTLSGFKMGDVDLQTRAMSERLFWSIARKVDLLARDLRHPPYELSELPRLLAEKYFCNFSLFQSLPDSWGVDQVFPIMPIQRLDEEPTIETTIQDVTCDSDGKIDMFVRGGEVARTIPLHPIKKDEPYFIAVYLVGAYQEILGDLHNLFGDTNAVHIVCNDKGGYDIDKVIDGESVEDVLDYVNFSDKALVRNMENWVTRSVKEGKITLQEGKEFLNIYRSGLYGYTYLE, from the coding sequence ATGAAAAAATGGCGCATTGACGATTCCCGAGATCTTTACAATGTAAAGGGCTGGGGCGTAAGTTACTTTGACATTAACGACAAGGGTCATGCGACGGTTTCGCCAATCAAGAACGGCGGTCCGAGCATCGACCTTTACGAGCTCGTGCAGGAACTTTCCTTGCGCGATGTTTCGACTCCTGTGTTGTTGCGCTTCCCGGATATTCTGGACAGCCGCATCGAAAAGATTCACGAGTGCTTCACGAAGGCGACGACTGAATATGGCTACAAGGGTGGCCATTACAGCATCTTCCCGATCAAGGTGAACCAGCAGCGTGCAGTCTTGGAAGAAGTGGTGAGTCACGGTTCCAAGTTCAACATCGGCCTCGAGGCAGGTTCCAAGCCGGAACTCCACGCGGTGCTTGCGAACATGGAAAATCCGGACGCGTTGATTATCTGCAACGGCTACAAGGACGAAGACTTTATCGAGCTTGCTCTCCTCGCACAGAAGATGGGCAAGAAGATTTTCATTGTCGTCGAAAAGATGAACGAGCTTCACTTGGTTGTTGACTTGTCTCGTCGAATCGGCGTGCGCCCGAACATCGGTATTCGCATCAAGCTTGCAAGCTCCGGTAGCGGCAAGTGGGAAGAATCCGGCGGATACCACAGCAAGTTCGGTCTGAACAGTTCTGAACTTTTGGAAGCTCTCGACTACATCAAAGAAGAGAAGATGGAAGACTGCATGAAGCTCATCCACTTCCACTTGGGTAGCCAGATTACGAACATTCGCCATATCAAGAATGGACTCCGCGAAGTGTCGCAGTTCTACGTTCAAATTAGAAAGATGGGCATGGGCCTTGAATTCGTGGACGTGGGCGGCGGCTTGGGCGTCGATTACGATGGCACGCGCAGTTCTAACGCAAGCTCCGTGAACTATTCCATCCAGGAATACGCAAACGACGTTGTGTACGCGATGTTCGAAGCATGCGAAAACGCCGATGTTCCTCACCCGAATATCATTGCGGAATCGGGCCGTGCACTTTCGGCTCACCATTCCATCTTGGTGTTCAACGTGCTCGAAACGGCTGGCCAGGCATTCTTTGACGAAAGCGTTCATGAAATCAGCGATGACGCTCCGGAAGCGTTGAAAGACTTGTACGGCATTTACAAGAGCCTTTCTCCGAAGAACTTGCTCGAAAGCTGGCACGATGCCATGCAGATTAACGACGACACCTTGAGCGGTTTCAAGATGGGCGACGTGGATTTGCAGACGCGCGCTATGAGCGAACGTTTGTTCTGGAGCATCGCCCGCAAGGTGGACTTGCTCGCACGAGACTTGCGCCATCCGCCTTATGAATTGAGCGAACTTCCACGCTTGCTTGCCGAAAAGTACTTCTGCAACTTCAGCCTTTTCCAGAGCCTCCCGGACAGCTGGGGCGTGGATCAGGTGTTCCCGATTATGCCGATCCAGCGTTTGGACGAAGAGCCGACGATTGAGACGACGATTCAGGACGTGACTTGCGATAGCGATGGCAAGATTGACATGTTCGTTCGCGGTGGCGAAGTGGCACGCACCATTCCTCTCCACCCGATCAAGAAGGACGAACCGTACTTTATCGCGGTTTACCTCGTCGGTGCATACCAGGAAATCCTCGGTGACCTCCACAACCTCTTTGGCGATACGAACGCTGTGCATATTGTCTGCAACGACAAGGGCGGCTACGATATTGACAAAGTGATTGACGGTGAATCCGTGGAAGACGTGCTCGACTACGTGAACTTCAGCGACAAGGCTCTTGTCCGCAACATGGAAAACTGGGTCACGCGCTCTGTGAAGGAAGGAAAGATTACGCTTCAAGAAGGCAAGGAATTCTTGAACATCTATCGTTCCGGACTTTACGGGTACACGTATCTGGAATAG
- a CDS encoding glycosyltransferase family 2 protein, which produces MLQNNYKIAVLLATYNGGKYIREQLDSLFQQFCKQFHLYVRDDGSSDDTMKIVGQFREMYPDRVTILKDSQKHRGAAKSFMYLLENVDSEYYMFCDQDDIWLPEKIEKTFARMKEVEGTAPVLVATDLKVVDEQLSPIKESFNEDLKIDVFRKHPELICVRHVVTGCTMMFNHAAKLAALPMSPRATMHDEWVALCVHFKGGVISILDDATILYRQHTSNTLGAEQARKGFFARAIARTGQKQFFQVAKLLHKDFGLSYLKFLMYKILYSWF; this is translated from the coding sequence ATGCTCCAAAACAATTACAAGATTGCGGTTTTGCTTGCTACGTACAATGGCGGCAAGTACATCAGGGAACAGCTTGATTCTCTGTTCCAGCAATTTTGTAAACAGTTCCATTTGTATGTTCGTGATGACGGTTCCTCGGACGATACGATGAAAATCGTCGGGCAATTTCGCGAAATGTATCCCGATAGGGTTACAATTTTGAAAGACTCGCAAAAGCACAGGGGTGCGGCGAAGTCTTTTATGTATTTGCTCGAAAATGTGGATTCCGAGTATTACATGTTCTGCGACCAGGACGATATTTGGTTGCCGGAGAAAATCGAAAAGACATTTGCTCGGATGAAGGAAGTCGAAGGGACCGCGCCAGTTCTTGTTGCGACGGATTTAAAAGTTGTCGATGAGCAGCTCTCCCCCATCAAAGAATCGTTCAACGAAGATTTGAAAATTGACGTTTTCCGCAAGCACCCGGAATTAATTTGTGTGCGTCACGTGGTCACCGGTTGCACAATGATGTTCAACCACGCCGCAAAATTGGCAGCACTCCCAATGTCTCCTCGCGCAACCATGCACGATGAATGGGTAGCCCTTTGCGTCCACTTCAAAGGCGGAGTCATCTCGATTCTCGATGACGCGACGATACTTTACCGCCAGCATACCAGCAACACGCTTGGCGCAGAGCAAGCTCGCAAAGGATTTTTTGCACGTGCCATCGCCCGCACAGGGCAAAAACAGTTCTTCCAAGTCGCAAAATTGCTCCACAAGGATTTCGGATTATCGTACTTAAAGTTCTTGATGTACAAAATTTTGTATAGTTGGTTCTAG
- a CDS encoding glycosyltransferase — MKICITLATYNGEKYLAQMLDSLVAQTRPADVIIAVDDGSKDSTCEILERYKDKLPLEITKFEKNRGHRASFSTALEKASELLADDDLIFLADQDDIWLPNKLEVMSQKIGDKSMIFGDAEIIDGEGVVTDSSWRKKACIVEHLSQQALLTGYTNVTGCMVAFKARLLKTVLPIPQDVPVHDQWITLCATVENGYRAIADKVIQYRIHESNAIGEGNKTWSEKLQTNLQWAKAVRGSDIFEKLPDESRRFLDKFIQFMKLRFSHAFLSPLWFPWIVKNARNIYPQVTSATQMIGRILFSFVGVSTAKKFFKKK; from the coding sequence ATGAAAATTTGCATTACACTGGCGACTTATAACGGCGAAAAGTATCTCGCGCAGATGCTCGATTCTTTGGTTGCGCAGACGAGACCTGCCGATGTTATAATTGCAGTGGATGACGGTTCCAAAGATTCTACATGCGAAATCTTGGAACGTTACAAAGACAAGCTCCCGCTAGAAATCACAAAGTTTGAGAAGAACAGAGGGCATCGAGCATCATTTTCAACGGCATTGGAAAAAGCAAGCGAATTACTCGCTGACGATGATTTGATTTTCCTTGCCGACCAAGATGATATTTGGCTCCCGAATAAATTAGAAGTTATGAGCCAGAAGATTGGCGACAAATCCATGATTTTTGGCGATGCCGAAATTATTGATGGAGAAGGAGTCGTCACAGATTCATCTTGGCGAAAGAAGGCGTGCATTGTTGAGCACTTGAGCCAACAAGCGCTTCTTACAGGCTACACGAATGTAACCGGTTGTATGGTTGCTTTCAAGGCAAGGCTTTTGAAGACAGTGCTCCCGATTCCGCAAGACGTGCCTGTACACGATCAATGGATTACACTTTGCGCCACTGTAGAAAACGGCTACCGCGCTATTGCAGATAAAGTTATTCAATACCGCATTCATGAGAGCAACGCCATCGGCGAAGGCAACAAGACATGGAGCGAAAAACTCCAGACGAATTTGCAATGGGCAAAGGCTGTAAGAGGCTCGGACATTTTCGAAAAGTTGCCAGACGAGAGCCGCCGATTCTTGGACAAGTTCATTCAATTCATGAAATTGCGCTTTAGCCATGCGTTTTTATCGCCTCTATGGTTCCCGTGGATTGTCAAAAACGCTCGCAACATTTACCCGCAGGTTACAAGCGCCACCCAAATGATTGGACGAATTTTATTCTCTTTTGTCGGCGTTTCAACCGCTAAAAAATTCTTCAAGAAAAAATAG